The Porites lutea chromosome 11, jaPorLute2.1, whole genome shotgun sequence genome includes a region encoding these proteins:
- the LOC140952632 gene encoding CDP-diacylglycerol--inositol 3-phosphatidyltransferase-like isoform X2: protein MMKVYYYVPNLIGYLRVILNLSALYLMLRHPFVTVALHLTGNGILDVFDGAAARYFKQCSKFGELLDIATDRCGRVGFAMGLCALYPQYMFHIQLLVCLEIAGPLSYLYRSSLRAHQKSQVVDNWWLVKIFFQEPILSSVILGQDICVYMIYLLYFTPGPTVSLVGLSFSLWQALAWLTVPFLIYRQIVVCGLLVTSSFSELARLHHLQDCKQNEKRIN from the exons ATGATGAAAGTTTATTActatgtgccgaacttaatcg gTTACCTTCGTGTTATTCTTAATTTATCAGCCCTCTACCTCATGCTGCGTCATCCATTTGTCACTGTAGCTCTTCATTTGACTGGTAATGGCATATTGGATGTATTCGATGGAGCCGCAGCAAGgtacttcaaacaat GTTCCAAATTTGGAGAACTGCTCGATATTGCTACTGACAG GTGTGGCAGGGTAGGATTTGCAATGGGACTGTGCGCACTTTACCCTCAATATATGTTTCATATCCAACTTCTTGTCTGCTTAGAAATTGCAGGACCTTTGTCATATCTCTACAG aAGTTCCTTGAGAGCTCATCAAAAATCGCAGGTGGTCGATAACTGGTGGCTTGTAAAGATTTTTTTCCAGGAA CCTATCCTTTCTTCGGTCATACTTGGTCAGGATATTTGTGTATACATGATCTACTTGCTTTACTTTACGCCAGGGCCAACAG TGTCTTTGGTTGGACTCTCATTCAGTTTATGGCAAGCGTTGGCTTGGCTTACTGTTCCGTTTTTAATCTACAGACAAATTGTTGTCTGTGGTCTTCTGGTCACGTCATCTTTCAGTGAGCTTGCACGGCTGCATCACCTTCAGGATTGCAAGCAGAATGAAAAGAGAATTAATTGA
- the LOC140952632 gene encoding CDP-diacylglycerol--inositol 3-phosphatidyltransferase-like isoform X1, which produces MSRMAATPAYWQLEELHTKSVTLSIKPFISFRNKFHVLIITFFFLGYLRVILNLSALYLMLRHPFVTVALHLTGNGILDVFDGAAARYFKQCSKFGELLDIATDRCGRVGFAMGLCALYPQYMFHIQLLVCLEIAGPLSYLYRSSLRAHQKSQVVDNWWLVKIFFQEPILSSVILGQDICVYMIYLLYFTPGPTVSLVGLSFSLWQALAWLTVPFLIYRQIVVCGLLVTSSFSELARLHHLQDCKQNEKRIN; this is translated from the exons ATGTCCCGGATGGCAGCAACGCCCGCTTACTGGCAGCTGGAGGAATTACATACAAAgtcagtcacattaagcataaaaccatttatttctttcagaaataaatttcatgTACTGataataactttcttttttctaggTTACCTTCGTGTTATTCTTAATTTATCAGCCCTCTACCTCATGCTGCGTCATCCATTTGTCACTGTAGCTCTTCATTTGACTGGTAATGGCATATTGGATGTATTCGATGGAGCCGCAGCAAGgtacttcaaacaat GTTCCAAATTTGGAGAACTGCTCGATATTGCTACTGACAG GTGTGGCAGGGTAGGATTTGCAATGGGACTGTGCGCACTTTACCCTCAATATATGTTTCATATCCAACTTCTTGTCTGCTTAGAAATTGCAGGACCTTTGTCATATCTCTACAG aAGTTCCTTGAGAGCTCATCAAAAATCGCAGGTGGTCGATAACTGGTGGCTTGTAAAGATTTTTTTCCAGGAA CCTATCCTTTCTTCGGTCATACTTGGTCAGGATATTTGTGTATACATGATCTACTTGCTTTACTTTACGCCAGGGCCAACAG TGTCTTTGGTTGGACTCTCATTCAGTTTATGGCAAGCGTTGGCTTGGCTTACTGTTCCGTTTTTAATCTACAGACAAATTGTTGTCTGTGGTCTTCTGGTCACGTCATCTTTCAGTGAGCTTGCACGGCTGCATCACCTTCAGGATTGCAAGCAGAATGAAAAGAGAATTAATTGA